TCAGGCCGATCTCGCCAGCGTCGTGCGCGGGGGGCTGCCCCTAAGCGCCCTCAAGGGTTTGGCCGAGGCAGGATTAAGCGAGGGGGAGATTGACTCTTTTGTTATCCCCCAGCGAACCCGACGGCATCGGGCGCAAAAGCGGCAATCGCTGACGGTTGATGAATCCGACCGGGCGGTTCGCCTGCTGCGCATTCAGACACTGGCCGAGCGGACCTTTGGCGGTGAGGAAAAGGCCGGTCGCTGGCTGCGTCGGCCTTTGACGGAACTGGGGGGGGAAACACCTCTAGTCGTTGCCCAGACCGAGGCCGGGGGACGGGTCATTGAAACCATCCTGGGCAAGATCGCCTGGGGCGCGGCCGCCTGATGCTGCTCTGGCGCCTTGCCGGAGTGGACTATGCCCAGGTCTTTGACGGCGGCTATGGTCTGCGCTTCAACGGTCGTTGGAATACCATCGGCCATCCCGTCACCTATTGCGCCACCTCGCCCGCGCTCTGCGTTCTGGAAAAGCTGGTCCATATCGAGGATCCAAGCCTGCTGCCGGATCTGGTTATGATTCAATACGAGGGTCCCGACGATCTGGGGATGGATATCGTGGCGATTGAAGACCTGCCCGACGGCTGGCAGCGCCAGGAGGGGATGACTCAGGGATTGGGTGATCGCTGGCACGAGGCCAGACCCTCCCCTCTGTTAAAGGTCCCTTCGGCGCTCCTTCCCCTTGCCCAATCCCCCGACCGCACGATCGTGATCAACCATACCCATCCCGACACCACAAAAATTGCTCTGAAAGGGCTTTGGCCCTTCACGCTCGATTCCCGATTGTTTTGAAGGAGAGCTATACCGTGCGCAGCGTGCGTCCTTGTCGGCTCGCAACCAAAGAGATATTTTAATGCTCTGAGGCAATCCGGAGAGTTAATTATGGGCAGAATTGTTCCTTCTGTAAAAATAGGCGATGATGAAGGCTTCACCGAAAATGATCTCTTTGGATATAGAGAGTTTGGAGAGAAGTTTTCCTCTCTTGTTTGTGAATTTGATCAACCATTAACCATTATTCTGGACGGCCCTTGGGGAAGCGGAAAGACTACATTTATTAAGCAATGGGCCGGTCATTTGAGAAAAGAGAAAAAGGTTCCGGTGATTTATTATGACGCATTTTCTAATGATTATCATGATGATGCTTTTATTTCGATAACATCGGAAATAATTGATTTTGCGAAAAATATATCTGAAGAAAAGGCCGAAAATTTTCTTCGCGTTGCAATAAAGGTTGGTACTTCCTTAATCCCGATCGCAGTGAAGACCTCCCTGAAAATAGCAACACTAGGTTTTGTGAATGGCGCAGAGCTATCTGACTCTCTTGCCGAGGTAATTAAAGAAGGTGTGGCAGAGAGTAGTGAGCTTAGTGCGGATTATTTGGAAAAACTCATTGGGGAAAAGCTGGAGGGCGCTAAGCAACAGAAAGAAGTTATTAAAAAATTTAGGGAATGCCTTGAAAAGCTTTCCCGAGAATTGGCTAATTCAGGTGAGGATTGTGAAGATAAAAAGCCTCTAGTTTTTATCATTGATGAGCTGGATCGCTGCAAACCATCATTCGCATTGGATGTTATCGAGGGAATAAAACACTTATTTTCTGTCGATGGTGTTGTCTTTGTTGTCGTGACGAATCTAAAACAAATGGAGGCTGCGGTTCGTGGATGTTATGGAGCAGATACGAACGGGAATCTGTATCTAGAAAAATTTTATGATATTCGAATAAATCTCCCTATAAATAGTAATTATGAAATAGAAGCTATTCATAAATATATTAATTATGCTTGTAAAGGACATCCAATAGATAGTCGCATGAAAGACGAAATAAAAAAAATAGCAATAGCAAAAACAATAAATTTTAGAACAATCGATAAAATAATAAATTCTTTATCTATTGCTAATTATATGGAAATGAGTTCTTCGCCAGTTATTAAAATTTTAATAACTGGCCTCTCCATTGTTCGCCATATTGACAGTGATCTTTATAGAAAGGCCCGTGTTGGTGGTCTTTCTTGGGAAGAAGTAAATAATTTTTTTGGATTCGAAGAATGGCCCGAGAAAGATTGGGAATATTCAATTAAATTATGGAAATTTTTCACAGGAAAAGAATCTGATTTAGAAAATAAACTTAAATTCGAACACCCAATAGATAAAGGGCAGGATTTCCAAAAAATTGGAACTAAAATTCTAGATAGCTTTAGGTTATCTAAAGAGATTGATTGAAGAGGTGATCTATTTATTATTTCCCTCCCCCTTGAGCCGCGCCAAGGGGTGGGCGGTGCGGACCAGGGTGGTCAG
The DNA window shown above is from Rhodospirillum rubrum ATCC 11170 and carries:
- a CDS encoding RES family NAD+ phosphorylase, with protein sequence MLLWRLAGVDYAQVFDGGYGLRFNGRWNTIGHPVTYCATSPALCVLEKLVHIEDPSLLPDLVMIQYEGPDDLGMDIVAIEDLPDGWQRQEGMTQGLGDRWHEARPSPLLKVPSALLPLAQSPDRTIVINHTHPDTTKIALKGLWPFTLDSRLF
- a CDS encoding KAP family P-loop NTPase fold protein; the protein is MGRIVPSVKIGDDEGFTENDLFGYREFGEKFSSLVCEFDQPLTIILDGPWGSGKTTFIKQWAGHLRKEKKVPVIYYDAFSNDYHDDAFISITSEIIDFAKNISEEKAENFLRVAIKVGTSLIPIAVKTSLKIATLGFVNGAELSDSLAEVIKEGVAESSELSADYLEKLIGEKLEGAKQQKEVIKKFRECLEKLSRELANSGEDCEDKKPLVFIIDELDRCKPSFALDVIEGIKHLFSVDGVVFVVVTNLKQMEAAVRGCYGADTNGNLYLEKFYDIRINLPINSNYEIEAIHKYINYACKGHPIDSRMKDEIKKIAIAKTINFRTIDKIINSLSIANYMEMSSSPVIKILITGLSIVRHIDSDLYRKARVGGLSWEEVNNFFGFEEWPEKDWEYSIKLWKFFTGKESDLENKLKFEHPIDKGQDFQKIGTKILDSFRLSKEID
- a CDS encoding antitoxin Xre/MbcA/ParS toxin-binding domain-containing protein, which gives rise to MSEALIEAVARKLGGVPVLGAEVTSQADLASVVRGGLPLSALKGLAEAGLSEGEIDSFVIPQRTRRHRAQKRQSLTVDESDRAVRLLRIQTLAERTFGGEEKAGRWLRRPLTELGGETPLVVAQTEAGGRVIETILGKIAWGAAA